The DNA segment ATAAATAATCATCTAACCAAAATGGTCATGACAAGCATATCATCTTTTGGTTCGGCGTGGTTCCTTTTTATCGCTTCTTCAATCAGAGCATCGTTCAATGCGACACTGGAAAGATGGGAATTGATTGCGATAAACTTCCCGAGATTATCGATTCCATTGGACATACTCTCTCCCCATCCGTCATCAATCAAACCATCGGTATAGAGAACAACTTTATCACCTGAGTGCAGTGTTCGCTTATGTAAAGAACAGGCCGGGTACAATGGATGCTGGAGACCAAGAAATGTTGTTTCTGAGGATAACATCTCTGTGGTTCTTCGTCTATGATCATAGTAGAGGACCGGAGGATGCGCAGCTCCCGTCATTTCCATCTCGAGTGTTTCAGTGTTGAGAAAAATTGCGCAAAACGTCGTGAAAATTCCGGAATTTGACAGGCGACGACACAAAAACTCATTCAGCGTCTGAAGCAGATCGCATGGATCGATATGGTGCGGACAATGGCTAAGCACAAAGGTATTGACCCGGGCGGCATAAAATGCTGAGGCAATGTCATGCCCTACTGCATCGCACATGCAGAGAATAAGCCTCTTTTCGCCTAAAGTAAGGATGCTGCAGTAGTCCCCGCCAATTTTGTTTCTGGGGCGCGCCTTTATGGCAATATCAAAGCGATCACTGGAATAATCCTCAGGCAGAAAACTGTAATGTACCAAGGCGGCAGTGTTCAGATCCTGTTCATCCACGGAAAAGAAACCTCCGGCAATTACTGTCGCACTCAAAATCGGTTTCGATAGTCATACACTCTTTTCCCCCTGTCCGGTGGTCACTGCCCGTTCACCTTCCTGAAGCGAACTCTTCTGAAGATGAGGAAACAGGGGCCTCAGCCTCAAGATATTATTCCTCTCAATCCACAGGGGCAGAAGAAAAAAGATAGCCACCATAACGACTCCAAAAGAAATGGCAACTCCTGTATTCACAACAAGTATAGTTCCGAAATAATTATAAACAAATGCCAGAGGGACAAATCCAACCAGGGTTGCCAAAGCAAAACTTCTGAGAGACATCATCGTAAGACCGGCCCCATAACTGATGATGTCAAACGAAATAACAGGCATAATACGCGAAAAGACAACAACCTTGAACAGTAACTTATCGGAGCAGGCCGTACAGAAATTGATGTGCCCGCCAAGGAAGCGTTCTATAATGTCTCTTCCGAGGAGACGTGCAATGGAGAAACTGATAATCGCACCAGCGGTCGTACCCAATACCGAATAAATCGTACCAAGCACAGGGCCGAAATATGCGCCCGCAGCAACTTCCATCGGCATATTGGGAAATGGACTGAGTTCCGTTACTGCCATCAGTGCAATATATACGAGCGGAGCGAAGGACCCCGACGATGAAAGCACCTGAAGGACACGGTCCTGGCTGACATACGATGACAGTTTCCAGTGATACTCCACCATGAAAAGAATCACAACAAGCGCTGCCAGTGCAAGACCTTTTATTATCCTGCGGCGTCCCATCAGTGGCTACAAAATGATCTTGATCTATTTAAAACCATTCTTTCTCATTTTATTGCACGCACTGATCAGTCCGGCGGTTGAAGAATCGTGGTCGGATATAGGCTTCTCTCCTGTAAGCTCCGGAAGAATCCTTTTGGCCAACTGTTTGCCGAGCTCAACGCCCCACTGATCAAAGCTGAAAATATTCCAGATCACTCCCTGGACAAAGATTTTGTGCTCATACATGGCTATGAGACTGCCGAGAGTTCTTGGGGTCAGCTTTTTTATAAGAATCGAGTTCGAGGGCCTGTTGCCGGTGAAGGTTTTGAAAGGGGATAGCCTTGCAATCTCAACATCGCTCTTGCCGGCATCTCGCAACTCATACTCAACTTCTTCGCTTGTTTTACCGGACATAAGCGCTTCTGTCTGGGCAAAGAAATTTGATAAAAGGATCATATGGTGATCGCCGACCGGGTTATGGCTGAAGGCAGGAGCGATAAAATCGCAGGGAATCATCTTTGTTCCCTGATGAATTAACTGGTAAAAGGCATGCTGGCCGTTAGTGCCTGGCTCACCCCAGATGACCGGTCCTGTCTGATATGTCGCTCTTTTGCCATCCCGGTCAGTTGACTTTCCGTTGCTCTCCATATCCCCCTGCTGAAAATAAGCAGGAAACCGATGCATATACTGGTCATACGGCAGAATAGCGTGTGTCTGGGCTCCAAAAAGATTGTTATACCATATGCCAATCAGCCCAAGAAGAACCGGGATATTTCTTTCAAACGGTGTGTCCCGAAAATGCCTGTCCATTGCATGGCCGCCCGCAAGCAGTTCCCTAAAATTGTCAAAGCCGATAGTACAGGCAATTGGAAGGCCTATTGCCGACCAGAGAGAATACCGCCCCCCTACCCAGTCCCAAAAGACGAACATGTTTTCCGGAGCAATTCCAAACTTTCTTACTTCCTTATCATTCGTTGAAAGCGCCACGAAATGCTTTTTGATATGGTCTTCATCCCTGGCAGCATCAAGGAACCACTTTCTGGCGGTCAAAGCATTCGTCATCGTTTCCTGTGTGGTAAACGTCTTTGACGCGATCATGAAGAGAGTTGTCTCAGGGGATACATTCTTCAGGGTCTCAACAATATGTGTTCCGTCGATATTCGACACAAAATGCGGTGTTATTCGGGGATTATGGTAAGGCTTTAGCGCTTCGGTCACCATGACCGGACCGAGGTCAGATCCGCCGATGCCTATGTTCACAATATCGGTAATTGCCTTTCCCGTATAACCTTTCCATTCCCCTGAGCCAACCCGATTTGAAAAAATCTCCATCTGCCTGAGAACTGCATTCACCTCGGGCATTACGTCCTTGCCGTCGAGATGTATAGGCGTATCTGACAGGTTCCGGAGGGCCACATGCAGGACAGCACGGTTCTCGGTCTCGTTGATCTTCTCCCCCGAGAACATCTTTCCTATCGCAGCTCCAACCCCAAGCTCGTCAGCAAGTTCAAGCAGGAGACCTACGGTTTCATCGCTTATGATATTTTTGGAATAATCGACTAACATTTCCTCAAAGTAGATGGAATACTTTCCAAACCGGTCACTATCCACGGAGAACAGCGTTTTCATCTCAATCTGTCTCATCACCTCGTAATGATCTGCAAGCTTTTTCCACGCATTCGCCTGTAAGGGATTTTTATGGAACAACATAGCATCCTCCTTCTGCTGATGACATAAATTCACATGTCCATTTAACGCGTATCCTTTGACAGCATACTACCAGAAATTATGGCTAACAATATGTATGAGAGCTTACAGTATCAGAATTTTATCATGGTCACTGAATAGCAACATTTATAAACAAGGCTCTTACTGAAAAAGTAAGTTCCCTTACAGATTAATTAGCGAGGGGGCGTTACATTTTAATCAGAGATGATTGGGACTGGGCAGAAGCTGATTCAACAATTGGTCTAAGCCGTATATAATGGAGGAAAGGAATTGTCATGAAAAAGCTGCTTTTATCCGTAGAAAAGGATTATTGTTCGGAATGTTCTCTGGCTCTGACAAGATTTATCGGAAACATGGATGGTATTGATTCTCTTGGCATAGAAAACGGTTCCATAGCAATTGTCTTTGACGAATCGAAAATATCCGCAGCAACGTTGGTCGAAATAGCAGAGGAAAACATTCGCAGATTCGGTTATAGTCTGCTGAACGCGGATGTCAATAATATTTAGAACTTCTGGAGGAATTCCTATGAAAGCAATCAGCAATATCGTCCTGACAGCAGTCGTGTTATTATCGATCGGCATCGCACATGGTAAGGATTACGAGATCAATAAAGTTGTGGGCGGTTGCAATGTTGTGATGAAAAGCGACAAGAATCCACCGGTTGCAGGGGATAATAATGTCAGTGTGGATATTACCGATATATCCGGCAACCGTGTCAGTGATCCAATAGTAGTCGTCGAATATTCCAGACCGGCGAGAAGCGGCATGCCTCCGATGAACTATACGGCTGATACCGTTATGAAGAACGGGAAATTTGTAGGTAAAATGAGCCTTTCCCTACCAGGCCCCTGGAACATAACAATAAAAATAATTCGGGGCGGGGAAACAGCGCTGGCGCGACTCACGGTTGACGTTGAATAAGGGAATTCTTTCAGGGAGGTGTTTGCATGGATGCGCACTACAGGGTAGTAATTTTCGGATCAGCGAGAATCAGGGAGGGTGATCCCGCTTATAGAGATATTTACGAGATTGCGCGGGGATTGGCTGAATCCGGATTCGACATTGTGACAGGAGGCGGTCCGGGCATTATGCAAGCGGCCAATGCAGGACACAAGAGTGCGGCAAATGGCACACATTCGATCGGACTGCGCATAGCGCTTCCTTTTGAGCAGGAAACCAATAAATTTCTCGATATCAAGCAGGATTTTGACAGATTCAGTAGCAGGCTGGACTCTTTTGCTTCACTTTCGGATGCGATAATCGTGGCGCCTGGAGGCATAGGCACTTTGCTTGAATTCTTTTATTCCTGGCAACTTATTCAGGTGCATCAGATGTGTGAGACGCCGATTATTCTGTATGGCAATATGTGGACTACTCTTCTGACTTGGTTGAAAACAGAGGTTTTGGGAAAAGAGCTATTCAGCGGTACCGATCTTCACAATATCTTTCATGTCACCTCCGTTGAGCGAGTCCTCAGTCTTATCAGGCAAATTCATGAAGACCGTTTACACATGGAGCATGTATGTGTAAATTATGACAAATACCGCGTCGAGTTTGAAAAAGCGAAGGGGTGACCAATGAATGATGAAATCCACAGAATTCTTATCATAGGGTCTGGTCCTGCGGGCCTGACTGCTGCAATCTATGCTGCAAGAGCCCAACTTGCTCCTGTAGTAATAGAGGGTATTGAGTCCGGTGGCCAGCTTCTAACGACTTCCGATGTTGAAAACTATCCGGGGTTTCCCGAAGCGGTCACAGGCCAAGACCTTATGGACGCAATGCGCAAGCAGGCATTGCGATTTGGAACTGTGTTGATCCCCGAGATGGTTGAAAAGATAAATTTTCTTGAAAAACCTTTTAGGATATGGACAGATGGGCAGAAAATACTGACTGCCCGTTCTATCATAATCGCTACAGGATCATCTCATAAGTGGCTGGGGCTTGAGGCAGAAGTGAGACTTCGTGGCCGCGGCGTCAGTGCCTGCGCGACCTGCGATGGCTATTTTTTCCGTGGAAAAGAGGTTATTGTCGTTGGGGGTGGAGACACTGCCATGGAGGAGGCCCTTTTTCTCGCTCGTCTCTGTTCCAAAGTAACGATTGTTCACCGAAGGAATCAGTTCCGGGCGTCAAAGATAATGAGCGACCGGGTCGTCATGCATCCCAAAATAACGGTCATATGGGACAGCGTCGTGAACGCTATCCATGGAGAGGCTGAAACGACCGGCGTAACTGGAATTGAGACAAAGAATCTGGTGACAGGAGCAACAGAAACACTTGAGTGCTCAGGAGTTTTCATAGCGATCGGACGGAACCCTAATACTAAGCTTTTCAGTGGTGATCTCGATATAGACAGAAATGGTTATCTGGTAACTAAACCGGGGACTACAAATACAAGCGTCGAAGGTGTTTTTGCCTGCGGTGAGGTACAGGACAATATCTATCGGCAGGCCATAACTTCAGCCGCGAGCGGTGCCATGGCAGCTATCGATGCCGAGCATTGGCTGGAAATGTGCGGATACTGCGGGTGATAGTCAGAAATCGATATCGACCTGAAGCGAATCCAAAAACCTGCAGGAGATCATTCTTCAGAATCGCCCCTACTTCAGCATATACAACAGCAGCAAATTGGCCACATAGACCATGAGAATTCCCATGGAATCCCATGCCACAAACAATCTCTTCTTCTCTGCACGGTAGGTCAGTCCGATAATCGCAATAGTGGTCATTGCAATAGCCGCCAATGCCGATATTATGTGATTAGGATTTGTATATGACAGCAGAGGGCCTTTGAGAAAGAGAATGTCGTCAAGTGCAAGGATAAAGATATTGAAGATATTGCTGCCGAAGAGATTGCCGATTGCAAGATCAACAGCCCCCATCCTGACAGCAGTGATCGAGACGACGACCTCCGGCAGAGAAGTTGAAACAGCAATAAAGATATTGCCGACAAAAGTCTGGCCCAATCCGGTTGACACTGCTATACCTTCTCCGATTTTCGGGAGAAAAATGGCTGCGATGATCACAATGAGTGCATTTATGGCGTAGTTCATTACAGCCGTCTTTATACTGATATCTTTGTACTGCAATTCCTCCGCCATTTCTTTCAGAAATTCCGCTATCTTTCGTCTTTCGTAAGTGAAAACCAGTCTCATGGCAATAAAATAGATCATCACAAAGAGGAAGCTGTATGAACCTAACCAGCCGATGGGCGATAACTGATCTCTCAGAAACATACTGACGCATACTATGCTCAAGAGAAGAAGTCCGAAAGCTGCTGAGAGCACATGCCCCTGATGCGCCTTGGTGGATATTGGTGAGGGACGATACATGGTATCCAGGATTGCGAGGATAAACATATTAAAGACACAACTGCCTAACACATCACCCACTGCGATATCAGGAACTCCGGCATACGTCACAGAGCCTATTCCTGTAACAAGTTCCGGGAGAGAGGTAATAGAGGCCATGAGCACAATGCCGATCCAGGCCCTGCCAAGCCCTGTCTTTTCAGCTATCATATCGCCGTACTTCGACAGTCTTGTGCCGGAATAGACGATAGCAGCAGTGCAGACAAAGAATTCGAGCCAGAGAAGCATTGTTTTATTCCTTCATTACCGTTTGTTAGCCAGAGATGCTCATGTCAGTGTATTGAGGATTTTTCTATGCAGCTGCTTCTGGTTATGATAACATCAATTCATGAAAGTCACTAATTGCCAGCATGGCATAGTAATTAGTTGGCCAATAAAATAAAAGGAGGAATCTATGAACAGTAACATCCAGGACAACAAAGCCACCGCAACGGCCTTCTACGATCTTGCATTCAATCAAAAGCGCCCGGACGAGGCAGTGGCTCGCTATGTTGGGAAAACGTACATACAACAC comes from the Nitrospirota bacterium genome and includes:
- a CDS encoding serine/threonine-protein phosphatase, which produces MDEQDLNTAALVHYSFLPEDYSSDRFDIAIKARPRNKIGGDYCSILTLGEKRLILCMCDAVGHDIASAFYAARVNTFVLSHCPHHIDPCDLLQTLNEFLCRRLSNSGIFTTFCAIFLNTETLEMEMTGAAHPPVLYYDHRRRTTEMLSSETTFLGLQHPLYPACSLHKRTLHSGDKVVLYTDGLIDDGWGESMSNGIDNLGKFIAINSHLSSVALNDALIEEAIKRNHAEPKDDMLVMTILVR
- a CDS encoding heavy-metal-associated domain-containing protein, with the translated sequence MKKLLLSVEKDYCSECSLALTRFIGNMDGIDSLGIENGSIAIVFDESKISAATLVEIAEENIRRFGYSLLNADVNNI
- the trxB gene encoding thioredoxin-disulfide reductase, with product MNDEIHRILIIGSGPAGLTAAIYAARAQLAPVVIEGIESGGQLLTTSDVENYPGFPEAVTGQDLMDAMRKQALRFGTVLIPEMVEKINFLEKPFRIWTDGQKILTARSIIIATGSSHKWLGLEAEVRLRGRGVSACATCDGYFFRGKEVIVVGGGDTAMEEALFLARLCSKVTIVHRRNQFRASKIMSDRVVMHPKITVIWDSVVNAIHGEAETTGVTGIETKNLVTGATETLECSGVFIAIGRNPNTKLFSGDLDIDRNGYLVTKPGTTNTSVEGVFACGEVQDNIYRQAITSAASGAMAAIDAEHWLEMCGYCG
- a CDS encoding LOG family protein translates to MDAHYRVVIFGSARIREGDPAYRDIYEIARGLAESGFDIVTGGGPGIMQAANAGHKSAANGTHSIGLRIALPFEQETNKFLDIKQDFDRFSSRLDSFASLSDAIIVAPGGIGTLLEFFYSWQLIQVHQMCETPIILYGNMWTTLLTWLKTEVLGKELFSGTDLHNIFHVTSVERVLSLIRQIHEDRLHMEHVCVNYDKYRVEFEKAKG
- a CDS encoding FixH family protein; this encodes MKAISNIVLTAVVLLSIGIAHGKDYEINKVVGGCNVVMKSDKNPPVAGDNNVSVDITDISGNRVSDPIVVVEYSRPARSGMPPMNYTADTVMKNGKFVGKMSLSLPGPWNITIKIIRGGETALARLTVDVE
- a CDS encoding TVP38/TMEM64 family protein, translating into MGRRRIIKGLALAALVVILFMVEYHWKLSSYVSQDRVLQVLSSSGSFAPLVYIALMAVTELSPFPNMPMEVAAGAYFGPVLGTIYSVLGTTAGAIISFSIARLLGRDIIERFLGGHINFCTACSDKLLFKVVVFSRIMPVISFDIISYGAGLTMMSLRSFALATLVGFVPLAFVYNYFGTILVVNTGVAISFGVVMVAIFFLLPLWIERNNILRLRPLFPHLQKSSLQEGERAVTTGQGEKSV
- a CDS encoding sodium:calcium antiporter, whose amino-acid sequence is MLLWLEFFVCTAAIVYSGTRLSKYGDMIAEKTGLGRAWIGIVLMASITSLPELVTGIGSVTYAGVPDIAVGDVLGSCVFNMFILAILDTMYRPSPISTKAHQGHVLSAAFGLLLLSIVCVSMFLRDQLSPIGWLGSYSFLFVMIYFIAMRLVFTYERRKIAEFLKEMAEELQYKDISIKTAVMNYAINALIVIIAAIFLPKIGEGIAVSTGLGQTFVGNIFIAVSTSLPEVVVSITAVRMGAVDLAIGNLFGSNIFNIFILALDDILFLKGPLLSYTNPNHIISALAAIAMTTIAIIGLTYRAEKKRLFVAWDSMGILMVYVANLLLLYMLK
- the pgi gene encoding glucose-6-phosphate isomerase, with protein sequence MLFHKNPLQANAWKKLADHYEVMRQIEMKTLFSVDSDRFGKYSIYFEEMLVDYSKNIISDETVGLLLELADELGVGAAIGKMFSGEKINETENRAVLHVALRNLSDTPIHLDGKDVMPEVNAVLRQMEIFSNRVGSGEWKGYTGKAITDIVNIGIGGSDLGPVMVTEALKPYHNPRITPHFVSNIDGTHIVETLKNVSPETTLFMIASKTFTTQETMTNALTARKWFLDAARDEDHIKKHFVALSTNDKEVRKFGIAPENMFVFWDWVGGRYSLWSAIGLPIACTIGFDNFRELLAGGHAMDRHFRDTPFERNIPVLLGLIGIWYNNLFGAQTHAILPYDQYMHRFPAYFQQGDMESNGKSTDRDGKRATYQTGPVIWGEPGTNGQHAFYQLIHQGTKMIPCDFIAPAFSHNPVGDHHMILLSNFFAQTEALMSGKTSEEVEYELRDAGKSDVEIARLSPFKTFTGNRPSNSILIKKLTPRTLGSLIAMYEHKIFVQGVIWNIFSFDQWGVELGKQLAKRILPELTGEKPISDHDSSTAGLISACNKMRKNGFK